One segment of Phragmites australis chromosome 13, lpPhrAust1.1, whole genome shotgun sequence DNA contains the following:
- the LOC133888781 gene encoding (+)-neomenthol dehydrogenase-like isoform X3, translated as MEASPPNTRIAVVTGGNKGIGLEVCRQLAGNSITVVLTARDEKRGADAVEKLKEVGLSDVIFHQLEVTDAQSIARLADFLKARFGKLDILVNNAAVGGVEYVQDPVDASITSGEKFSGMDARQMVEWMCKSSRETNDAAKEGLQTNYYGTKHVTEALLPLLQASSDGRIVNVSSEFGLLRLFNNEELKQELNDVENLTEERLDEVLAKFLKNFEAGEVESRGWPMAFSAYKVAKAAMNAYSRILARRHPALRVNCAHPGYVKTDMTVNSGLLTPEEGASNVTKVALLPAGGPTGVYFSLGQEASFV; from the exons ATGGAGGCCAGTCCCCCGAACACAAG GATCGCTGTGGTCACCGGCGGGAACAAAGGGATCGGGCTTGAGGTGTGCCGGCAGCTGGCCGGTAATAGCATCACCGTCGTTCTGACGGCAAGGGACGAGAAGAGAGGCGCGGACGCCGTTGAGAAGCTCAAAGAAGTGGGGCTCTCCGATGTCATTTTCCATCAGCTGGAGGTCACCGATGCTCAGAGCATCGCTCGGTTGGCTGATTTCTTGAAGGCACGTTTTGGGAAGCTAGACATCCTG GTAAATAACGCCGCAGTTGGTGGGGTTGAGTATGTCCAAGATCCTGTTGATGCGTCTATAACGAGCGGGGAAAAG TTCAGCGGCATGGATGCGCGTCAGATGGTTGAATGGATGTGCAAAAGTTCTCGGGAGACTAACGACGCTGCAAAGGAAGGCCTGCAGACAAACTACTACGGCACGAAGCATGTGACCGAAGCCTTACTGCCTCTGCTGCAAGCCTCCTCCGATGGGAGAATCGTTAATGTCTCGTCCGAGTTCGGGCTGCTAAGG CTATTCAACAACGAGGAGCTGAAGCAGGAGCTGAACGACGTCGAGAACCTCACCGAGGAGAGGCTGGACGAGGTGCTGGCCAAGTTCCTCAAGAACTTCGAGGCTGGCGAGGTGGAGTCGCGCGGGTGGCCCATGGCGTTCTCGGCGTACAAGGTGGCCAAGGCGGCCATGAACGCGTACTCGAGAATCCTGGCGAGGAGGCACCCCGCGCTGCGCGTCAACTGCGCACATCCCGGTTACGTCAAGACCGACATGACCGTAAACTCGGGGCTCCTGACGCCCGAGGAAGGCGCGAGCAACGTGACGAAGGTGGCGCTGCTGCCCGCCGGCGGGCCGACCGGCGTGTACTTCTCGTTGGGCCAGGAGGCGTCGTTCGTCTGA
- the LOC133888781 gene encoding (+)-neomenthol dehydrogenase-like isoform X1: MEGAISNPPNTRIAVVTGGNKGIGLEVCRQLAGNSITVVLTARDEKRGADAVEKLKEVGLSDVIFHQLEVTDAQSIARLADFLKARFGKLDILVNNAAVGGVEYVQDPVDASITSGEKFSGMDARQMVEWMCKSSRETNDAAKEGLQTNYYGTKHVTEALLPLLQASSDGRIVNVSSEFGLLRLFNNEELKQELNDVENLTEERLDEVLAKFLKNFEAGEVESRGWPMAFSAYKVAKAAMNAYSRILARRHPALRVNCAHPGYVKTDMTVNSGLLTPEEGASNVTKVALLPAGGPTGVYFSLGQEASFV, encoded by the exons GATCGCTGTGGTCACCGGCGGGAACAAAGGGATCGGGCTTGAGGTGTGCCGGCAGCTGGCCGGTAATAGCATCACCGTCGTTCTGACGGCAAGGGACGAGAAGAGAGGCGCGGACGCCGTTGAGAAGCTCAAAGAAGTGGGGCTCTCCGATGTCATTTTCCATCAGCTGGAGGTCACCGATGCTCAGAGCATCGCTCGGTTGGCTGATTTCTTGAAGGCACGTTTTGGGAAGCTAGACATCCTG GTAAATAACGCCGCAGTTGGTGGGGTTGAGTATGTCCAAGATCCTGTTGATGCGTCTATAACGAGCGGGGAAAAG TTCAGCGGCATGGATGCGCGTCAGATGGTTGAATGGATGTGCAAAAGTTCTCGGGAGACTAACGACGCTGCAAAGGAAGGCCTGCAGACAAACTACTACGGCACGAAGCATGTGACCGAAGCCTTACTGCCTCTGCTGCAAGCCTCCTCCGATGGGAGAATCGTTAATGTCTCGTCCGAGTTCGGGCTGCTAAGG CTATTCAACAACGAGGAGCTGAAGCAGGAGCTGAACGACGTCGAGAACCTCACCGAGGAGAGGCTGGACGAGGTGCTGGCCAAGTTCCTCAAGAACTTCGAGGCTGGCGAGGTGGAGTCGCGCGGGTGGCCCATGGCGTTCTCGGCGTACAAGGTGGCCAAGGCGGCCATGAACGCGTACTCGAGAATCCTGGCGAGGAGGCACCCCGCGCTGCGCGTCAACTGCGCACATCCCGGTTACGTCAAGACCGACATGACCGTAAACTCGGGGCTCCTGACGCCCGAGGAAGGCGCGAGCAACGTGACGAAGGTGGCGCTGCTGCCCGCCGGCGGGCCGACCGGCGTGTACTTCTCGTTGGGCCAGGAGGCGTCGTTCGTCTGA
- the LOC133888783 gene encoding (+)-neomenthol dehydrogenase-like, translated as MKRISYPDPSDKRHLQIFARVYRSIFTSQFVRICFRVAVVTGGNKGIGLEVCRQLASNGAMVILTARDEKRRAKAVEMLHGSGVSDVEFHLLDVSDPSSAACLAEFIKEKFGRLDILINNAGVIGASANAEVDATTPIQEVLVGKSTMERLQWLLQHSMESYEEAEECLKINYFGTKYVAEAFLPLLQSSDGRLINVSSNYGLLRYFSGEDLKNELNDVDKLTVERLDQMSESFLKDYKNDQLKSHGWPADAEYLAYKVSKALINGYTRILAKKHPELRINSVHPGYCKTDINFDTGEYTAEEGASCIVAVALLPEGGPTGAFFSRTEGASFV; from the exons ATGAAAAGAATCAGCTACCCCGACCCTTCTGATAAAAGGCATCTGCAGATCTTTGCTCGTGTGTACAGATCAATATTCACATCTCAGTTTGTGCGGATTTGTTTCAGGGTTGCCGTTGTCACCGGAGGGAACAAAGGAATTGGGCTGGAAGTATGCAGGCAGCTGGCTTCCAATGGTGCCATGGTCATCTTGACGGCGAGGGACGAGAAAAGAAGAGCAAAAGCAGTGGAGATGCTTCATGGATCCGGGGTATCTGATGTCGAGTTTCACCTGTTGGATGTCAGTGATCCATCCAGCGCTGCCTGTCTGGCTGAGTTTATCAAGGAGAAGTTTGGCAGGCTAGATATACTG ATTAATAACGCAGGGGTTATAGGCGCAAGCGCAAATGCGGAGGTTGACGCTACAACACCAATTCAAGAAG TGCTCGTAGGCAAGAGCACAATGGAGCGACTCCAATGGCTGCTGCAGCACTCCATGGAGAGCTATGAGGAAGCAGAAGAATGTCTGAAAATAAACTACTTCGGCACCAAATATGTCGCAGAAGCATTCCTCCCTCTGTTACAGTCCTCCGACGGAAGGCTTATCAACGTGTCCTCCAACTACGGACTTCTCCGG TATTTCAGTGGCGAAGATCTTAAGAACGAATTGAACGACGTCGACAAACTGACCGTAGAGAGACTGGATCAGATGTCAGAATCGTTCCTCAAGGACTACAAGAATGACCAGCTGAAATCTCATGGATGGCCTGCCGATGCGGAGTACCTGGCCTACAAGGTGTCCAAGGCTCTGATCAATGGCTATACCAGGATACTGGCGAAGAAGCACCCCGAATTGCGCATCAACAGCGTGCACCCTGGCTACTGCAAGACTGACATCAACTTCGACACCGGAGAATACACCGCGGAGGAAGGTGCCAGTTGCATTGTTGCGGTGGCCCTGTTGCCGGAGGGAGGCCCAACAGGTGCGTTCTTCTCCCGCACAGAAGGAGCATCCTTTGTGTAA
- the LOC133889078 gene encoding LIM domain-containing protein PLIM2b-like, translating into MSFTGTQDKCTACDKTVHFIDLLTADGVPYHKTCFKCSHCKGRLQMCNYSSMDGVLYCKTHFEQLFKETGSFSKKFTPGGKSSEKGELARAPSKLSSAFSGTQDKCAACQKTVYPLEKLTLEGESYHKSCFKCSHGGCILTTSSYAALNGVLYCKIHFSQLFMEKGSYNHMKKKSESQEALPDVVADEQPPPPQDEKVGDN; encoded by the exons ATGTCTTTCACCGGCACGCAGGACAAGTGCACGGCGTGCGACAAGACCGTCCATTTCATCGACCTCTTGACGGCCGACGGCGTCCCCTACCACaagacatgcttcaagtgcagCCACTGCAAAGGG CGCCTGCAGATGTGCAACTATTCTTCCATGGACGGTGTCCTGTACTGCAAGACCCACTTCGAGCAGCTCTTCAAGGAGACCGGGAGCTTCTCCAAGAAGTTCACGCCAG GTGGCAAATCTTCGGAGAAGGGCGAGCTG GCAAGGGCTCCAAGCAAGTTATCTTCTGCATTCTCTGGTACTCAGGATAAGTGTGCAGCCTGCCAGAAAACAGTGTACCCGCTGGAGAAG TTAACGTTGGAAGGCGAGTCGTACCACAAGAGCTGCTTCAAATGTTCCCACGGTGGCTGCATCCTGACCACGTCCTCCTACGCCGCGCTCAACGGGGTCTTGTACTGCAAGATCCATTTCTCGCAGCTGTTCATGGAGAAGGGGAGCTACAaccacatgaagaagaagagcgaGTCCCAGGAGGCGCTGCCGGACGTGGTGGCCGACGAGCAACCGCCGCCACCGCAAGATGAGAAAGTAGGGGACAATTAG